One window of Globicephala melas chromosome 5, mGloMel1.2, whole genome shotgun sequence genomic DNA carries:
- the FBXL5 gene encoding F-box/LRR-repeat protein 5: protein MAPFPEEVDVFTAPHWRMKQLVGLYCDKLSKTNFSNNNDFRALLQSLYATFKEFKMHEQIENEYIIGLLQQRSQTIYNVHSDNKLSEMLSLFEKGLKNVKNEYEQLNYAKQLKERLEAFTRDFLPHMKEEEEVFQPMLMEYFTYEELKDIKKKVIAQHCSQKDTAELLRGLSLWNQAEERQKFFKYSVDEKSDKEAEVSEQSTGITHLPPEVMLSIFSYLNPQELCRCSQVSTKWSQLAKTGSLWKHLYPVHWARGDWYSGPATELDTEPDEEWVKNRKDESRAFQEWDEDADIDESEESAEESIAISIAQMEKRLLHGLIHNVLPYVGTSVKTLVLAYSCAVSSKMVRQILELCPNLEHLDLTQTDISDSAFDSWSWLGCCQSLRHLDLSGCEKITDVALEKISRALGILTSHQSGLLKTPTSKIASTTWKNKDITMQSTKQYACLPDITNKGIGEEIDNEHPWTKPISSENFTSPYVWMLDAEDLADIEDAVEWRHRNVESLCVMETASNFSCSSSGCYSKDIVGLRTSVCWQQHCASPAFAYCGHSFCCTGTALRTMSALPESSALCRKASRTRLLRGTDLIYSGSEKTDQETGRVLLFLSLSGCYQITDHGLRVLTLGGGLPYLEHLNLSGCLTVTGAGLQDLVSACPSLNDEYFYYCDNINGPHADTASGCQNLQCGFRACCRSGE from the exons ctTTCTAAAACCAACTTTTCCAACAACAATGATTTCCGTGCTCTTCTGCAGTCTCTGTATGCTACTTTTAAGGAGTTCAAAATGCATGAGCAGATTGAAAACGAATACATTATTGGTTTGCTTCAACAACGCAGCCAGACCATTTATAATGTGCATTCTGACAATAAACTCTCTGAGATGCTTAGCCTCTTTGAAAAGGGTCTGAAGAATGTTAAG aatGAATATGAGCAGTTAAATTATGCAAAACAGTTGAAAGAGAGACTGGAGGCTTTTACAAGAGATTTTCTTCCTCAcatgaaagaggaagaggag gtTTTTCAGCCCATGTTAATGGAATATTTTACCTATGAAGAGCTTaaggatattaaaaagaaagtgattGCACAACACTGCTCTCAGAAGGATACTGCAGAACTCCTTAGAGGTCTTAGCCTATGGAATCAAGCTGAGGAGCGGCAgaagttttttaaatattctgtggaTGAAAAGTCAGATAAAG aagCGGAAGTGTCAGAACAATCCACAGGTATAACTCATCTTCCTCCTGAGGTAATGCTGTCAATTTTCAGTTATCTTAATCCTCAAGAATTATGTCGATGCAGTCAAGTAAGCACTAAATGGTCTCAGCTGGCAAAAACTGGATCACTTTGGAAACATCTTTACCCTGTTCATTGGGCCAGAG GTGACTGGTATAGTGGTCCTGCAACTGAACTTGATACTGAACCTGATGAGGAATgggtgaaaaatagaaaagatgaaagtcGTGCTTTTCAGGAGTGGGATGAAGATGCCGATATAGATGAATCTG aagagtctGCAGAGGAATCGATTGCCATCAGCATTGCACAAATGGAAAAACGTTTACTCCATGGCTTAATTCATAATGTTCTACCGTATGTTGGTACTTCTGTAAAAACTTTAGTATTAGCGTACAGCTGTGCAGTTTCCAGCAAAATG gtTAGGCAGATTTTAGAGCTTTGTCCTAACTTGGAACATTTGGATCTTACCCAAACTGACATTTCAGATTCTGCATTTGACAG TTGGTCTTGGCTTGGTTGCTGCCAGAGTCTTCGGCATCTTGATCTATCTGGATGTGAAAAAATCACAGATGTGGCTCTAGAGAAGATTTCTAGAGCTCTTGGAATTTTGACATCTCATCAGAGTGGCCTTTTGAAAACTCCAACAAGCAAAATTGCTTCGACTACctggaaaaataaagacattaccATGCAGTCCACCAAGCAGTATGCTTGTTTGCCCGATATAACTAACAAGGGCATCggagaagaaatagataatgaACACCCCTGGACTAAACCTATTTCTTCTGAAAATTTCACTTCTCCTTATGTGTGGATGTTAGATGCTGAAGATTTGGCTGATATTGAAGATGCTGTAGAATGGAGACATAGAAATGTTGAAAGTCTTTGTGTAATGGAAACAGCATCCAATTTTAGTTGTTCCTCCTCCGGTTGTTACAGTAAGGATATTGTTGGACTAAGgactagtgtctgttggcagcaGCATTGTGCTTCTCCAGCCTTCGCGTATTGTGgtcattcattttgttgtacaggaACAGCTTTAAGAACTATGTCAGCACTCCCGGAGTCTTCTGCATTGTGTAGAAAAGCATCAAGGACTAGATTGCTTAGGGGAACAGACTTAATTTACTCTGGGAGTGAAAAAACTGATCAAGAGACTGGGCGTGTACTTCTGTTTCTCAGTCTGTCCGGATGTTATCAGATCACAGACCATGGTCTCAG GGTTTTGACTCTGGGAGGAGGGCTACCTTATTTGGAGCACCTTAATCTCTCTGGTTGTCTTACTGTAACTGGTGCAGGCCTGCAGGATTTGGTTTCAGCATGTCCTTCTCTAAATGATGAATACTTTTACTACTGTGACAACATTAACG